A DNA window from Bradyrhizobium sp. CCBAU 53421 contains the following coding sequences:
- a CDS encoding site-specific DNA-methyltransferase has product MAQNDRAESTSVYKHGQESVQRPDVGVEAQFSNKKQPKTYRYDSSLAPELTWDESADRAFAEWLLALVADAAEQGEGKIFAAPQVWQGNGESFLSLSQCIARLRSVTKPFLNWTGKAERQQVTVPTLPLFVHERHSTQAILDTLKSHKALGTNLDLFGDTNLDIADKLDAYQHKGPWTNRLILGDSLQVMNSLLEYEGMGSQVQMIYFDPPYGVKYGSNFQPFVRKNRVTHGSDDEMIREPEMVKAYRDTWELGLHSYLTYLRDRITLARELLTESGSIFVQISDDNIHHVREVLDEVFPEGFVSQISFQTTSGFDSATLPTVGDFLLWYAKNPDHVRYNKVFQPQPVELGKGNATWVILSDGTYRGVKASEARGEEELPKGARLYNPGDLQSQGAASEPQPFTFEGKTYLPGGNSHWKANYPDGMNNLAAAGRIHVAKNSIRYRRFADDFPFQQTGNIWTDTITGNFTDDKVYVVQTGVKVVERCIHMTTDPGDLVLDITCGSGTTAYAAEMWGRRWITVDTSRVPIALARQRLLTSTFPWYRLKEPAKGPAGGFVYERKRNKKGEEVGGLVPRITLKSIANDEDPKMEVLVDRAETNDKITRVCGSFTVEATIQAAMSLEDDAAQPAPQILSGNPRAYLDRMVELLRQSKTLQLPGNVTLQLDVISPLADREYLHAEGVAKNGSEKRIAFAFGPEDGAIGSEYVFNAHTEALQQGFQQLFLFGFAIQAKAREMLDKLKLPTIYVSVTPDVVMSDLLKTTKSSEIFSITGLPDVSLEPAGKEKDGTPLWRVVIKGLDIFRPDTMETEEVKAENLPCWMLDSNYNGMVFMATQVFFPRTGAWENLQKSLKGQFSDSVWEHLAGTTSEPFVLGDKKRIAVKAIDERGNELMVVKSADGGR; this is encoded by the coding sequence ATGGCGCAAAACGACCGCGCGGAAAGCACTTCGGTCTACAAGCACGGTCAAGAATCCGTGCAACGCCCCGACGTTGGCGTCGAAGCACAATTTTCGAACAAGAAGCAGCCGAAGACCTATCGCTACGATTCCAGCCTTGCGCCGGAGCTGACATGGGATGAGAGCGCCGACCGCGCTTTCGCCGAATGGCTGTTGGCGCTCGTCGCGGACGCAGCAGAACAGGGCGAGGGCAAGATCTTTGCCGCGCCGCAGGTCTGGCAGGGCAACGGAGAGAGCTTTTTGTCGCTCTCGCAATGCATCGCCCGGCTACGGAGCGTGACCAAGCCATTTCTCAACTGGACCGGCAAGGCAGAACGGCAGCAGGTGACAGTTCCGACGCTGCCGCTGTTCGTTCACGAGCGACATTCGACGCAGGCGATCCTGGACACATTGAAATCGCACAAGGCGCTCGGCACCAACCTCGACTTGTTCGGTGATACAAACCTCGACATTGCCGACAAGCTGGACGCGTATCAGCATAAGGGACCATGGACCAACCGCCTCATTCTCGGCGACTCATTGCAGGTCATGAACTCCCTGCTCGAATACGAGGGTATGGGCAGTCAAGTGCAAATGATCTACTTCGATCCGCCTTATGGAGTGAAGTACGGGTCGAACTTCCAGCCCTTTGTGCGTAAGAACCGGGTCACTCACGGGTCAGACGACGAGATGATCCGTGAACCCGAGATGGTGAAGGCGTATCGCGACACATGGGAATTGGGCCTTCACTCCTACCTAACGTATCTTCGGGACCGTATCACCCTCGCTAGGGAACTGCTCACGGAATCTGGTTCGATCTTTGTTCAGATTTCCGATGACAACATTCATCACGTTCGTGAAGTTCTGGACGAGGTTTTTCCCGAGGGCTTTGTCTCGCAGATCAGCTTCCAGACAACGTCTGGTTTTGACTCAGCGACCTTGCCAACGGTCGGCGACTTCCTGCTTTGGTACGCGAAAAACCCGGATCACGTTCGCTACAACAAAGTCTTCCAGCCTCAACCCGTCGAACTCGGCAAAGGCAACGCCACCTGGGTAATTTTATCAGACGGCACCTATCGCGGCGTCAAAGCAAGCGAAGCCCGAGGAGAGGAGGAACTTCCGAAAGGTGCCCGCCTTTACAATCCGGGTGACCTACAATCGCAGGGCGCGGCATCTGAACCGCAACCGTTCACGTTTGAGGGCAAGACCTACTTGCCCGGCGGCAATTCGCATTGGAAGGCCAATTACCCTGACGGCATGAACAACCTGGCCGCAGCTGGCCGTATTCATGTCGCCAAGAACAGCATCCGCTATCGTCGTTTCGCGGACGATTTTCCTTTCCAGCAGACCGGTAATATCTGGACCGATACGATCACCGGCAATTTCACCGATGATAAGGTCTATGTCGTTCAGACGGGCGTGAAGGTCGTGGAGCGATGCATCCACATGACCACAGATCCCGGCGACCTGGTGCTGGACATAACCTGCGGTTCGGGCACGACCGCCTATGCCGCAGAGATGTGGGGGCGGCGCTGGATCACAGTGGATACATCTCGCGTGCCCATTGCGTTGGCTCGGCAGCGCCTGCTGACAAGCACCTTCCCTTGGTATCGCTTGAAGGAACCCGCGAAAGGACCAGCCGGCGGTTTCGTCTACGAGCGCAAACGAAACAAGAAGGGTGAGGAAGTCGGCGGCCTCGTGCCTCGCATTACCCTCAAATCCATTGCCAATGACGAAGACCCCAAGATGGAGGTCCTTGTTGATCGGGCCGAGACGAACGACAAGATCACGCGCGTTTGCGGATCGTTCACTGTTGAGGCGACTATTCAAGCCGCAATGAGTCTTGAAGACGATGCCGCGCAACCAGCACCGCAGATCCTATCAGGAAATCCGCGCGCCTATCTTGACCGCATGGTCGAACTGTTACGCCAGAGCAAGACACTACAGTTGCCAGGCAACGTGACACTGCAACTGGACGTCATCAGTCCACTTGCGGACCGCGAGTATCTTCACGCAGAAGGCGTGGCGAAGAACGGCAGCGAGAAGCGCATTGCATTTGCGTTCGGTCCCGAGGACGGGGCGATCGGCTCCGAATATGTCTTCAACGCCCACACCGAGGCGTTGCAGCAAGGATTCCAGCAGCTGTTCCTGTTTGGCTTTGCAATCCAAGCGAAAGCCCGCGAGATGCTGGACAAGCTGAAGCTTCCGACCATCTACGTTTCAGTAACTCCCGACGTAGTCATGTCTGACCTGCTCAAGACCACCAAGTCCAGCGAGATCTTCTCGATTACCGGCTTGCCCGATGTATCGCTTGAGCCGGCCGGGAAGGAGAAGGATGGAACGCCGCTCTGGCGCGTCGTGATCAAGGGCCTCGACATTTTCCGACCCGACACGATGGAGACGGAAGAGGTCAAGGCCGAGAACCTGCCGTGCTGGATGCTCGACAGCAACTACAACGGCATGGTGTTCATGGCCACGCAGGTGTTCTTCCCCAGAACCGGCGCCTGGGAGAACCTACAAAAATCCCTGAAAGGGCAATTCAGCGACAGCGTGTGGGAACACCTTGCCGGGACAACGAGCGAGCCTTTTGTCCTGGGTGACAAGAAGCGCATTGCCGTGAAAGCGATCGACGAGCGCGGCAATGAGCTGATGGTCGTCAAGAGCGCCGACGGAGGCCGCTGA
- a CDS encoding ATP-binding protein, whose translation MSCRIVKLEIQGFRAFGNAGQTLELPSLLAAVWGPNSQGKTSLAEAVEFLLTGQIVRRALMASSQDEFADALRNAHLPADAQAFVRATIACADRSVRTVTRILKADYSKKQDCETILQIDGKAAIEADLAALGIVLSQPPLRAPVLAQHTLGYVFSARPQDRASYFKALLEVTDLEEFRTQVAGLEKEIAAPADPLIGKLETAGTIAGAGKHLARLLARVPTPAELADALAACCKELIEAHGDTAPEDHKERFTRLEALLAEKRSKTFALKGFDRKPLPDWPGPGEAELEKLDTYIAERKKVDAEARRLTSLFREALALPEIAAAEGDADCPLCGSEAALTPARMAFIRSRVADTEAFQNALKEAGGTLGRMQALAKSARDGIMQALPLFIANPSRFRRARGFRVERIRFLLGEEADAEVAAWLSSLRVLARAGARALAGAGRLSKLSAAHAENPDSLADSSALKAEFSTLRAAYDAFAAALSAYDALAAAIVDSLTAVVDSQSETVGWQELIDLAADKEGLRTALIDHAAREQAGKDLTQALRQIDKGNEAVLDEKFTELSGGVQKWWDLLRPDELSFFSGVAPRPGARRTIDFKAGLSAKADRSDPKLRDVIAVFSQSQLHCLGLALFLARAAKEKAGFIVLDDPIISSDEDYRAFFNAMVLEELLRLGTQVIVLTQDQRTWKDLGERYLHQNISMFQIALLSPADGSSVTNTADDLATQLTRAEKLARGGHPTLRKQGGEVMRDAAERFCKEMLVKDRRAKGDGAASLLDYDKKTLGHLGPQVEPLLTQDPSHPGKLRALGSALNPAKHDDAIPSMGTLVQALGDLQFLKKKYL comes from the coding sequence ATGAGCTGCCGGATCGTAAAGCTTGAAATCCAGGGTTTCCGGGCATTCGGCAACGCCGGGCAGACCCTGGAGCTTCCATCGCTGCTCGCCGCCGTCTGGGGACCGAACAGCCAAGGAAAGACCAGCCTGGCGGAGGCGGTCGAATTCCTGCTCACAGGCCAGATCGTCCGGCGCGCGCTCATGGCGAGCAGCCAGGACGAGTTCGCCGACGCGCTGCGCAATGCCCACCTGCCGGCGGACGCTCAGGCATTCGTGCGGGCCACGATTGCCTGCGCGGACCGCTCCGTGCGTACCGTCACGCGGATTCTCAAAGCCGATTACAGCAAGAAGCAGGATTGCGAGACAATTCTTCAGATCGACGGCAAGGCGGCGATAGAAGCCGACCTTGCCGCTCTCGGCATTGTGCTCTCCCAGCCGCCGCTCCGGGCGCCCGTGCTCGCGCAGCACACGCTTGGCTATGTGTTCTCCGCAAGGCCGCAGGACAGGGCGAGTTACTTCAAGGCGTTGCTTGAGGTTACGGACCTTGAAGAATTCCGCACCCAGGTTGCCGGCCTTGAGAAGGAGATTGCCGCGCCGGCCGATCCGCTGATTGGAAAGCTTGAGACCGCGGGCACGATTGCCGGAGCCGGAAAGCATCTCGCCCGCCTGCTTGCGAGAGTGCCGACGCCCGCGGAGCTCGCAGACGCGCTTGCCGCGTGCTGCAAAGAGCTGATCGAGGCGCACGGCGATACCGCGCCCGAGGACCACAAGGAGCGCTTTACCCGGCTTGAGGCGCTGCTCGCCGAGAAGCGCTCGAAGACGTTCGCGCTCAAGGGGTTCGACCGCAAACCGCTCCCCGATTGGCCGGGACCGGGAGAGGCGGAGCTTGAAAAGCTGGACACGTATATCGCCGAGCGGAAAAAGGTGGATGCGGAGGCGCGCCGGCTCACGAGCCTGTTTCGTGAAGCCCTCGCTTTGCCGGAAATCGCGGCAGCCGAAGGCGATGCCGATTGTCCGCTATGCGGCTCCGAAGCCGCGCTGACGCCTGCGCGCATGGCGTTCATTCGGAGCCGTGTCGCCGACACCGAAGCGTTTCAGAACGCGCTCAAGGAAGCGGGCGGCACGCTTGGCCGGATGCAGGCTCTTGCCAAATCCGCGCGTGACGGCATTATGCAGGCGCTCCCGTTGTTTATTGCCAATCCATCCCGCTTTCGCAGGGCAAGAGGGTTTCGCGTCGAGCGCATTCGTTTCCTCCTGGGCGAAGAAGCTGACGCTGAAGTCGCGGCATGGCTTTCGTCATTGCGCGTCCTTGCCCGGGCGGGCGCGAGAGCGCTTGCCGGCGCCGGGCGGTTATCAAAGCTCTCAGCAGCCCACGCTGAAAACCCGGACTCGCTCGCTGACTCGAGCGCCCTGAAAGCGGAATTTTCGACGCTCCGCGCGGCGTACGACGCGTTCGCCGCCGCGTTGTCGGCATACGACGCGCTGGCAGCAGCGATCGTCGATTCACTCACAGCAGTTGTCGATTCCCAGAGCGAAACGGTCGGCTGGCAGGAGCTTATCGATCTCGCAGCGGACAAGGAAGGTCTCCGCACGGCGCTGATCGACCATGCCGCCCGCGAGCAGGCCGGCAAGGACCTGACGCAGGCGCTGCGCCAGATCGACAAGGGCAACGAGGCGGTTCTTGATGAAAAGTTCACCGAACTAAGCGGTGGCGTTCAGAAATGGTGGGACCTTCTGCGGCCGGACGAGCTCAGCTTCTTCAGCGGCGTCGCGCCGCGCCCCGGCGCGCGCCGCACCATCGATTTCAAGGCGGGCCTTTCGGCCAAGGCTGACCGGAGCGACCCGAAGCTTCGCGATGTGATCGCGGTTTTCAGCCAGTCGCAGCTTCATTGCCTTGGCCTTGCGCTATTCCTCGCGCGGGCTGCGAAGGAGAAGGCCGGGTTCATCGTTCTGGACGATCCCATTATCTCAAGCGATGAGGACTACCGGGCATTCTTCAACGCGATGGTGCTTGAAGAGTTGCTGAGGCTTGGCACGCAGGTGATCGTGCTTACGCAGGATCAGCGCACATGGAAGGACCTTGGCGAGCGGTATCTGCATCAGAACATCTCCATGTTCCAGATCGCGCTGCTGAGTCCGGCGGACGGATCGAGCGTCACAAACACGGCGGATGACCTCGCAACTCAGCTTACCCGCGCGGAAAAGCTTGCCCGTGGCGGTCATCCGACACTTCGGAAGCAGGGGGGCGAGGTCATGCGGGATGCTGCCGAGCGCTTCTGCAAGGAGATGCTGGTCAAGGATCGTCGCGCGAAGGGCGATGGGGCCGCGTCGTTGCTCGACTACGACAAAAAGACCCTTGGGCATCTTGGACCGCAGGTAGAGCCGCTACTCACGCAAGACCCGTCTCATCCGGGCAAGCTGCGCGCGCTCGGGTCTGCGCTCAATCCGGCAAAACACGACGATGCGATCCCTTCGATGGGCACGCTTGTTCAAGCCCTTGGCGATTTGCAGTTTCTCAAGAAAAAGTATCTGTAA